From the Acidimicrobiales bacterium genome, the window CCGCCCCGGTCTCGCCCGTGAGAGCAGTCATGCCGGGACCGAGGACGACGCTGAGCCGGTCGATGACTCCCAGGTCGCGCACGCCGAGCTCGAGGAGCATCAGCGATCCGTGAGGTTGAACTTGGCCTTGAGGATCGCGTGGAAGTCGCGCCGGCCGAAGGTGACCAGCCGCGCCGGGTGATCGCCCGCCCGGCACACCACGGCGTCACCGAGGCCGAGGTCCCCGAGGCACGAGCCGTCGACCACCAGCACGGCCGGGCCACCCGACAGCAGCTCGAGGCGGACGGTCTCGCTCGGCCCCAGCACCAGGGGTCGGTCGAACAGCATGTGCGGCGACACGGGCGTCACGATGAGGGCGCGCAGGTGCGGTGACACGATCGGCCCGCGCGCCGAGAGGTTGTACGCGGTCGATCCGGTGGGCGTGGCCACGAGGATGCCGTCGGCGACGTAGGTGATGAATGGTCGATCGGCGATGCTGGCCGCCAGGCGGATGGTGTGCCCTGGCGGTACCCCCTTCTCGACGACCATCTCGTTGAGGGCTACCAGCGATCGCGTGGGTTGGGAGCGTCGGTCCTCGACGTCCGCGGCCGATGCGGCGCGGTGCACGACCACCTGGAGCGTCATGCGCTCCTCCACGCCGTAGTCGCCGGCCAGAAAGCGCTCGAGGGCTGCCTGCAGGCCCGCCGGCTCGACCTCGGTGAGGTAGCCCAGGTGCCCGAGGTTGACACCGAGGACGGGCACACCGGCGGGGGATGCGAGCTCGACGGCTCGCAGCATGGTCCCGTCGCCGCCGAAGCTGACGGCCAGGTCGATGTCGTCCTCCGAACCGGTGTCGGGCATCAGGGGCTGGGTGTGGCCTTCGGCCACGCGCACCTGATGCCCCCGCTCCCGCAGCCAGGTGCCCACCCGGCCGGCCAGCGCCACGGCTTCCGGCCGCTCGGGATGGGTCACGAAGGCGACGTTGGCCATCATCCGCCTCCGGTGCGGGTGATGGCCTCGGCGACGACGGCAGCGAGGTCGAGGGCGGGCTCGGGCTGGTCGGGACGGGCGTGGGCGCGGGCGTGGACGAGGAACTCGACGTTGCCGCTGGCGCCGGTGAGGGGGGACACCATGGCCCCCATCATGGCTGCTCGGGCGCGACGAAAGGAGGAGGAGACCTCGTCGAGAACTCTCTCCCACACCGTTGGGTCCTTGACCACGCCCTTCCCACGACTGGCCTCGGCTCGACCCGCCTCGAACTGGGGCTTGACCAGCGCCACTACGTCGGCGCCGGCGGCCGCCAGCTCGCCCAGCAGCACGGGCGCCACGGTCCGTAGCGAGATGAACGAGAGGTCGG encodes:
- a CDS encoding NAD(+)/NADH kinase, giving the protein MMANVAFVTHPERPEAVALAGRVGTWLRERGHQVRVAEGHTQPLMPDTGSEDDIDLAVSFGGDGTMLRAVELASPAGVPVLGVNLGHLGYLTEVEPAGLQAALERFLAGDYGVEERMTLQVVVHRAASAADVEDRRSQPTRSLVALNEMVVEKGVPPGHTIRLAASIADRPFITYVADGILVATPTGSTAYNLSARGPIVSPHLRALIVTPVSPHMLFDRPLVLGPSETVRLELLSGGPAVLVVDGSCLGDLGLGDAVVCRAGDHPARLVTFGRRDFHAILKAKFNLTDR